One stretch of Paenibacillus sp. AN1007 DNA includes these proteins:
- a CDS encoding DUF896 domain-containing protein, translated as MIPTLTRINELARKAKAGGLTEMEQAEQTRLRQEYLQTFRGSVNDILLNATIYDPNGDDVTPDKLKQEQASRQNP; from the coding sequence ATGATCCCAACATTGACACGAATTAATGAACTCGCAAGAAAAGCGAAAGCGGGTGGATTGACGGAGATGGAGCAGGCAGAACAGACTCGCCTTCGCCAGGAGTATTTGCAGACTTTCCGTGGTTCGGTCAACGACATTTTGCTGAATGCCACCATCTACGATCCAAACGGCGATGACGTGACTCCCGATAAGTTGAAACAAGAACAGGCTTCCAGACAGAATCCATAG
- a CDS encoding SPFH domain-containing protein, with product MGFFRNQFSNVVEWEEFRDDMIFWKWSNREIKKGSKLIIRAGQDAIFLNNGKVEGIFEDEGSFNIDSEIIPFLSTLKGFKFGFNSGMRVEVLFVNTKEFTVRWGTQSPVLIPTPQLPGGMPIRANGTFNFKVSDYVTLIDKIAGIKQSYLVEDVKIRITSVLDQLLMKWISREGKDMFNLQANASDIARGIQEDLDMQMMDIGISITGFQVMSFNYPKEIQDMITKTASHEMIGNLQKYQQVSMTDGISSGKVQGGGAASDMAGMMMGMNMANEMLKNMNPNQNQNNQNSNHQNQGQQQSSSEGASQSSNADGKKPNFCPNCGAKNEGANFCSNCGQKLA from the coding sequence ATGGGATTTTTCAGAAATCAGTTTTCCAACGTGGTGGAATGGGAAGAATTCAGAGATGATATGATCTTCTGGAAGTGGAGTAACCGGGAGATCAAGAAGGGCAGTAAGCTGATTATTCGAGCGGGGCAGGATGCTATCTTTCTGAATAACGGCAAAGTGGAAGGTATTTTTGAAGATGAAGGTTCGTTTAATATCGATTCGGAGATCATTCCGTTTCTGTCTACGCTGAAAGGGTTCAAGTTCGGATTCAACAGCGGTATGCGTGTAGAGGTACTGTTTGTAAACACCAAAGAGTTCACCGTACGCTGGGGCACGCAAAGCCCAGTGTTGATCCCGACACCGCAGCTTCCGGGCGGTATGCCGATTCGGGCGAACGGAACGTTTAACTTTAAAGTGAGTGACTATGTTACCCTGATCGATAAAATCGCAGGCATCAAACAGAGTTATCTGGTGGAGGATGTCAAAATCCGTATCACGTCTGTGCTGGATCAGCTGCTGATGAAGTGGATCAGCCGTGAAGGAAAGGATATGTTTAACCTGCAGGCGAATGCTTCTGATATTGCGCGCGGTATTCAGGAGGATCTGGATATGCAGATGATGGATATCGGGATCAGCATTACCGGCTTCCAGGTGATGAGCTTCAACTATCCGAAGGAAATTCAGGATATGATCACCAAAACGGCTTCCCACGAGATGATCGGCAATCTGCAGAAGTACCAGCAGGTAAGCATGACGGACGGCATCTCCTCTGGTAAAGTACAGGGCGGCGGCGCGGCTTCGGATATGGCGGGCATGATGATGGGCATGAACATGGCGAATGAAATGCTGAAGAACATGAACCCGAATCAAAATCAGAACAACCAGAACTCAAATCATCAAAACCAAGGCCAGCAGCAGAGCAGCAGTGAAGGTGCATCTCAATCATCTAATGCTGATGGCAAAAAGCCGAACTTCTGCCCGAACTGCGGCGCCAAAAATGAAGGAGCCAACTTCTGTTCGAACTGCGGACAAAAGCTTGCATAA
- a CDS encoding TPM domain-containing protein, which produces MSKKRPLVAMAVLIVLLVTLLAPIFPMSSASAAENKNLIFDEANLLSEQDRNELNALANQYSAERQTDLIIYTTNNEEQKSDELLTEEFYDNRAPGYDKPHGNTVMLTLDMYNRDVYAAGFYKGEEYVDNSRVDKITAKIAPDLSDGNYRMAFEKFLNLSYEYLDLKPGVNPDNILFKTWFQLAASLAIGGIVVGVMTYRSGGRVTVNRATYEDSENSHVIDRQDRYIRTTVTKTKIEKNNNNGGGGGGGGTTAGGHSHSGSSRSF; this is translated from the coding sequence GTGAGCAAAAAAAGACCCTTAGTTGCGATGGCTGTGCTAATTGTACTTCTAGTCACCCTGCTCGCTCCGATCTTCCCTATGTCATCGGCATCCGCAGCGGAGAATAAAAATCTCATCTTTGATGAGGCCAATCTGCTAAGCGAGCAGGACCGCAATGAGCTGAATGCACTGGCAAACCAGTATTCGGCGGAACGGCAGACGGACTTGATTATCTATACTACCAATAACGAGGAACAGAAAAGTGATGAGCTGCTTACCGAGGAATTCTATGATAACCGGGCACCAGGGTATGATAAACCTCATGGGAACACCGTTATGCTGACATTGGATATGTACAATCGGGATGTATATGCAGCTGGTTTTTATAAGGGTGAAGAATACGTTGATAACAGCAGGGTAGATAAAATTACGGCCAAAATTGCTCCAGATCTGTCAGACGGCAATTATCGGATGGCTTTTGAAAAGTTTTTGAATCTGTCTTACGAGTATTTGGATCTCAAACCCGGGGTGAACCCGGACAATATTCTGTTTAAGACATGGTTTCAGCTTGCTGCATCCCTGGCCATTGGCGGTATTGTTGTTGGTGTCATGACGTATCGTTCGGGTGGGCGTGTGACGGTAAATCGAGCAACCTATGAGGATTCGGAGAATTCGCATGTAATTGATCGTCAGGACCGATATATCCGCACAACGGTCACGAAGACCAAAATCGAGAAGAATAACAATAACGGCGGAGGCGGCGGCGGTGGAGGTACAACCGCGGGTGGACATTCACACAGCGGCAGCAGCCGATCTTTCTAA
- a CDS encoding TFIIB-type zinc ribbon-containing protein, whose translation MPVLEYKCPNCGSGMIFDSVSGALSCPSCGRQDNIEQLPDPLKKQVFTEGEVKEYHCTSCGADIVTEPETSATTCSFCGAAVVLSDRLTGSLAPAMVIPFSINKEQAKQAFKKWCRNGLLTPGGFMTADRIQSITGIYVPFWLYDLHNRIEVHAQGTKVRSYTQGDYHYTETQHFDIYRKIRLEYVNLPIDASEKMNDELMDKLEPFPYNELKLFKTPYLAGYIAEKYSYTEDELFPRAKDKTRSYIDSYIASTVSGYTSVSYTNKDIDTTLKNAEYVLLPVWMVNYDYNRKQYTFAMNGQTGKVVGKPPISKAKVAGWFTGVSAVSLLSLKLVSWMMGGGFL comes from the coding sequence ATGCCGGTATTAGAGTATAAATGTCCGAACTGCGGCAGTGGAATGATCTTTGACAGTGTCTCTGGTGCATTATCCTGTCCGAGCTGCGGGCGTCAGGACAACATCGAGCAGCTGCCCGATCCCTTGAAGAAACAGGTGTTCACCGAGGGTGAAGTGAAAGAGTACCACTGCACCAGCTGCGGAGCAGACATCGTAACCGAACCGGAGACAAGTGCAACGACATGCAGTTTCTGCGGTGCGGCGGTGGTTCTTAGTGATCGGCTTACGGGCAGTCTGGCCCCGGCGATGGTGATTCCTTTTTCCATCAACAAAGAGCAGGCGAAACAGGCTTTCAAAAAGTGGTGCAGGAACGGTCTGCTGACGCCAGGCGGCTTCATGACCGCAGATCGCATCCAGAGCATTACCGGCATCTACGTTCCGTTCTGGCTGTATGATCTACATAACCGAATTGAAGTGCACGCCCAAGGAACCAAAGTACGGTCCTATACTCAAGGTGACTACCATTATACGGAGACACAGCATTTTGATATCTACCGTAAAATTCGGTTGGAATATGTGAATCTGCCCATCGATGCCTCGGAGAAAATGAACGACGAACTGATGGATAAACTGGAGCCGTTTCCTTACAATGAGTTAAAATTGTTCAAAACTCCGTATCTGGCGGGATATATTGCGGAAAAATACAGCTATACCGAAGATGAGCTTTTCCCACGGGCCAAGGATAAAACAAGGTCCTATATTGATTCCTACATTGCCTCTACCGTATCGGGATATACAAGTGTGAGCTACACCAATAAAGATATCGATACCACGCTCAAGAATGCAGAATATGTGCTGTTACCGGTATGGATGGTCAACTATGATTACAACCGCAAACAGTACACCTTCGCCATGAATGGACAGACGGGGAAGGTTGTCGGCAAACCGCCGATCAGTAAAGCTAAAGTGGCCGGATGGTTCACAGGGGTATCTGCCGTTTCGCTGCTGTCGCTGAAACTGGTATCCTGGATGATGGGAGGGGGATTCCTGTGA
- a CDS encoding PspA/IM30 family protein — protein MGILSRFRDVMKANVNHMLSRPGDPEKTVNEYMRNLNSDLGQVKAETAAVLSDENRAKRALDECQAEVNKLQRYAEKSAESGDADKARSFLEKKVKLTGKRNELQAAYDRASAKAQMMKHMNDKLVADLGQLEARHAELKGRMASAKAQQQSNERNASAGRAESAFKAMEDQANQALNEAEALAELRAGTQEDDLDELITQLERDMNADAGNREKENQAPSADEELAAIQEKLRK, from the coding sequence ATGGGAATCTTATCGAGGTTTAGAGACGTGATGAAAGCCAACGTGAATCATATGCTTAGCCGGCCAGGCGACCCGGAGAAAACGGTGAATGAGTATATGCGCAACCTGAACAGTGACTTGGGACAGGTGAAAGCAGAGACAGCAGCGGTGCTGTCGGATGAAAATCGGGCGAAGCGGGCACTGGATGAGTGCCAAGCTGAGGTGAATAAGCTGCAGCGCTACGCGGAGAAATCAGCAGAGTCAGGCGATGCAGATAAGGCACGCAGTTTTTTGGAGAAAAAAGTGAAGCTGACGGGCAAACGTAATGAACTGCAGGCGGCTTATGACCGTGCTTCTGCCAAAGCGCAGATGATGAAACATATGAACGACAAGCTCGTCGCAGATCTGGGGCAGTTGGAGGCCAGACATGCGGAGCTGAAAGGGCGCATGGCCAGCGCGAAGGCACAGCAGCAGTCTAATGAACGTAATGCGTCTGCAGGTCGTGCTGAATCCGCCTTTAAAGCGATGGAAGATCAAGCGAATCAGGCACTGAACGAAGCCGAAGCCCTGGCAGAGCTTCGCGCAGGCACGCAGGAAGACGATCTGGATGAACTTATTACACAACTGGAGCGGGATATGAACGCAGATGCGGGTAATAGGGAGAAGGAGAATCAGGCTCCAAGTGCGGATGAGGAACTGGCGGCAATCCAGGAGAAGCTGCGGAAGTAA